The genome window ATCCTATCTATATATAAAGTTCTACTTAACGTAGACTACCCCATCATAGCATATCCATGAATAGTTAAGAAGAGTTTTTCCTGCAATTAGAAATAGCGAGAGCTTTAAAATTCGCCTTTCAACCTGATATTCACGAAAAACAGTCAGGTTGTAACATCATCAGGCAGGATAAGACGCATTGTATCCCACTCCGACGGGGAGAATGTACGCCATTCCGTCTCTGATGTATGTTCATTTGAATCCAGCATGTACCAACCACTTAAAGTCCATTGTTCATGGCCCTCTACCTGGTGTGGAATGAGGTATCGCGTACAATTTTCCTGCTGTATCCCCAGCTTGGTCTGCCACTCAATGGCTTTGGCAGCAATCTGTCGTGCGGTTGAACTATGATATCGACGCCACTCCTTGTACCAGGTCTCCGGTATCTCCTCCAATCCGAGCAGAGAGAACTTCTTCTCAATGACAGAATGATCACGCTCCAACCCATGCAGAAGTTCAGGAACATCAACCAGTCCTTGATTATCGGGTGTGTAGAAAGAAGAAGCATATACATCGGTCAACACATCTTCTTCTAATAATTTCGAAGGCGCTTCGGTACCTGTACTTGCCTCCGTTGCCTCCATCTTCCGTTCTACAGTCAACGGTGCAGCAACCGTCTCCCTTCCCCACCCTTCCAACGCAATACGTACATTCTCCGGTATGCCTGTCAGGGCATATTGATCCAGAAACTCCATCATTTCACGTAATCCACGCCCTTTGGCTAAGGCCCAAACGAATCGTTCTCTTGTCATGCGATAGACGGACATCCGGTCATGCGTTACCCGTTCTGCGCATTGCTCCAGCATCCAGATCACATCAGGCCTTGCTTCCGGTGGCACCAACATTTCGAAATCAGGCTGCATGTAAAATCCACTCGGTTCCGTCTCACTTACCATCTCTCGTTCTCGATATAAAAGGCTCTGCGGGTCGATCAGCCAACGAAATGCCAGATCTCCCGATTGATCCTCTCCAACTTCACCATAACCCCACCCAGCAAGGGCATAGAGCCAGCCCATAATTCGTGGTTTCAGCTCAGAATTCGCTATACGGCACCATATGTTCTTTTCTGGAACAAGCACTGCCAATTGATAACGAAAATGCTGTAACGCGGGTTCAACTTCTCCGTATCTTTCCATACACGCTTGATATATTTCCCGATGCATCTGTGTCCACGATAGCCCTAACCATTTTTTTAATTGATGATCTTGAATCTGGATTCGCCCATCTGACTTCTGAACCAGATTCAGACTAAGAAGTAGATCAAGAAGAATGGCAACGTGGGTCGGATACAACTCCGAATGTTCATATCGGATACCCAAACCATCAAAGTCTGTCGAAGATAACACCGTGATCATACTTAATTTTTGAACACTTTTCTTATGTATAGTGCCTTTACCTGTCAAAGGAAGTCCTTCTCTTCCGATCCAAGCAATCAGATGAAGTAACTCTCCAGCAACATCCGACTTTCCCTCCTGTATTACATGAGCAAAATTTATACCCTGTTTGACGGTTATGCCCACTCTTTGCGCATAAGCAATAGTCAATGTCTCGATCAGTGAAGCAGGAATATAGAATAGTCGCTCCCCCCAACTCTTATGCACAGATTCGATCCATTTTTGCTGCCGAAGGTGGGCGAAGGAAGAATTGGCTTCTGCGACACTTAGTCCTTCGATGGCCCATTGTTCTCGCGGCATGAGGGAGGAAAAAGGCTGACCAACATGTTTGTGAAAAATTGCACCAAGTACTTTTTGTTCCACCCAAGTAAGCTTTGACCATGAATCAAGGTTCAGTACCACAGGTTCATTTGTTGGTCCAGATGAAGACATTTCCCAATCCCTCCTCTTTTCGCGAGTATAAATGGGCTATTCGTTCTCATGAACGATAGCATATTCATATCCCTGCTCCACCAAGAAC of Paenibacillus sp. FSL R5-0517 contains these proteins:
- a CDS encoding helicase-associated domain-containing protein; this encodes MSSSGPTNEPVVLNLDSWSKLTWVEQKVLGAIFHKHVGQPFSSLMPREQWAIEGLSVAEANSSFAHLRQQKWIESVHKSWGERLFYIPASLIETLTIAYAQRVGITVKQGINFAHVIQEGKSDVAGELLHLIAWIGREGLPLTGKGTIHKKSVQKLSMITVLSSTDFDGLGIRYEHSELYPTHVAILLDLLLSLNLVQKSDGRIQIQDHQLKKWLGLSWTQMHREIYQACMERYGEVEPALQHFRYQLAVLVPEKNIWCRIANSELKPRIMGWLYALAGWGYGEVGEDQSGDLAFRWLIDPQSLLYREREMVSETEPSGFYMQPDFEMLVPPEARPDVIWMLEQCAERVTHDRMSVYRMTRERFVWALAKGRGLREMMEFLDQYALTGIPENVRIALEGWGRETVAAPLTVERKMEATEASTGTEAPSKLLEEDVLTDVYASSFYTPDNQGLVDVPELLHGLERDHSVIEKKFSLLGLEEIPETWYKEWRRYHSSTARQIAAKAIEWQTKLGIQQENCTRYLIPHQVEGHEQWTLSGWYMLDSNEHTSETEWRTFSPSEWDTMRLILPDDVTT